In Asterias rubens chromosome 10, eAstRub1.3, whole genome shotgun sequence, the following proteins share a genomic window:
- the LOC117295646 gene encoding rhodopsin, GQ-coupled-like → MTSNQLGKVLCHSIYTPKKITAMLVLTWLYPALVCSLPFFGIGKWGYSDKYKTCTQDTSAESSDLFSSLGSAFIFPIQLIILFVCYFKIYRHVTGHMKKMVEKGIEMPDSSTASNSSTTVKINKRQLEITKNLFIVVCAFIACLAPFFIALLIPPSDPIIPWTGAIIIFNSAVNPVIYGVKHPHFKEVLRHMLRCRYHMIPEPSSCLRTMRTK, encoded by the exons ATGACTTCCAATCAGCTTGG taaggttttatgccactCCATCTACACACCTAAGAAAATAACAGCCATGTTGGTATTAACGTGGCTCTATCCAGCATTAGTCTGCTCCCTTCCATTCTTTGGTATCGGTAAATGGGGTTACTCAGACAAGTACAAGACTTGTACTCAAGACACCTCGGCTGAATCTAGCGATCTCTTTAGTTCGTTGGGATCTGCTTTTATCTTCCCCATCCAACTCATCATTTTGTTCGTCTGTTACTTCAAGATTTACCGCCACGTCACAGGCCACATGAAGAAGATGGTGGAAAAGGGCATTGAGATGCCGGATTCCTCCACCGCGTCGAATAGCAGCACCACCGTAAAGATCAACAAGAGGCAGCTTGAGATCACCAAAAATCTCTTCATTGTGGTGTGCGCCTTTATTGCATGTTTGGCTCCCTTCTTCATTGCTCTGCTGATACCGCCCAGCGATCCCATCATCCCGTGGACTGGGGCGATCATCATCTTCAACAGCGCCGTCAACCCCGTCATCTACGGGGTCAAACACCCGCACTTTAAGGAGGTGCTCCGTCACATGCTCCGGTGTCGGTACCACATGATTCCGGAACCATCTAGCTGTCTCAGAACGATGAGAACAAAATAG